One window of the Shewanella maritima genome contains the following:
- a CDS encoding YcxB family protein produces MSQAHFQARYTLDKTYFAECYDQTASIPTGKKPFYKAIGFAIAGLLLITVFASLASDELVQNTYYLGYFFIGLAVVEVFSIKFKRTWWLWRQMMSKAAGNPLTLTIDEQGIHSYSDFINHKLSWQQITSHTESEVGFTLQVDQQKQYLSKRELSEACIEFVREQLAKV; encoded by the coding sequence GTGAGCCAAGCACATTTCCAAGCCCGCTACACCCTAGATAAAACCTATTTTGCCGAATGCTATGACCAAACCGCGAGTATACCGACTGGCAAAAAGCCGTTTTATAAAGCCATAGGCTTTGCAATTGCAGGCTTATTACTGATCACAGTATTCGCCAGCCTCGCCAGTGATGAGTTAGTACAAAACACCTATTACCTGGGTTACTTCTTTATCGGTCTAGCGGTGGTTGAGGTGTTTAGCATCAAGTTTAAACGTACCTGGTGGCTGTGGCGTCAAATGATGAGTAAAGCAGCTGGCAACCCGTTAACCCTTACCATTGATGAACAAGGCATTCATAGCTATTCAGATTTTATTAACCACAAACTCAGCTGGCAACAAATCACCAGCCACACTGAGTCTGAAGTCGGTTTTACCTTACAAGTTGACCAGCAAAAACAATATCTTTCTAAACGTGAACTCAGTGAAGCATGTATTGAATTTGTCCGTGAACAGCTAGCTAAAGTCTAA
- a CDS encoding MAPEG family protein, whose amino-acid sequence MTTILVCLLIAMILPYLAKAPVAKAMADLQGYDNEHPRLQQAKLTGFGARALAAHKNAFESLILFAIACLVVLATDKVNDTAATLAVVHIVARCVYHIFYLAGKGTLRSLSWFVAIGSAIGIFCQAF is encoded by the coding sequence ATGACAACAATACTGGTTTGCCTGCTAATTGCGATGATACTGCCTTACCTGGCTAAAGCGCCGGTTGCCAAAGCCATGGCTGATTTACAAGGTTATGATAATGAGCACCCAAGATTACAGCAGGCAAAGTTAACTGGGTTTGGCGCAAGAGCATTAGCTGCACACAAGAATGCGTTTGAATCGCTAATTCTGTTTGCCATTGCCTGTTTGGTTGTGCTCGCGACCGACAAAGTTAATGACACTGCAGCAACGCTGGCAGTTGTTCACATTGTGGCTCGCTGTGTGTATCACATTTTCTATTTGGCAGGGAAAGGGACATTGCGCTCCCTATCATGGTTTGTAGCCATTGGCAGCGCAATTGGGATTTTTTGTCAGGCGTTTTAG
- a CDS encoding sensor histidine kinase gives MLSCAIAGTVVWLCWHYLALDSVVSAVLLGLGVCFLLVMWLTRKLDASLQSLEIGLLNLKDNEFSAALHTYGEPQLDAIAKLYNQAAAKMRDERQYIYQRELMLDKVIQNSPNVMMLVDDHQRILYANDAARHLFNKGIRIEGMALTELIADLPQGLRQALASEQEGLFAVHADDVGEVENSDVDTDNLNEAELERWHISRGSFNQNNQQHHLILLKQLTKELNRQEVAVWKKVIRIISHELNNSVAPIASMVNSGRLLTKDQQNSKLQLIFDTIESRTSHLSQFISHYAQFAKLPLPDRKVVDWTGLVAQLQQQYRFRLLRPIVPELLVPDASNNVHQSQVGQDANVYQQVLLDSVQLEQVLINLLKNAHESGSNPDEITLDIRYLAQPMQGVLITLDDAGSGMPSEVLAQALLPFYSTKQSGTGIGLPLCREIVEAHGGHISMKNRAEGGLSVSLWLPVDVS, from the coding sequence ATGCTAAGCTGCGCTATTGCCGGTACAGTCGTGTGGCTATGTTGGCATTACTTAGCGCTTGATTCAGTTGTTTCAGCCGTGCTGCTTGGGCTTGGGGTGTGCTTTTTATTAGTCATGTGGCTTACCCGTAAACTTGATGCCAGCTTGCAATCACTAGAGATTGGTTTGCTTAACCTTAAAGACAACGAATTTAGCGCAGCATTGCACACCTATGGCGAGCCACAGCTTGATGCGATTGCAAAGCTTTATAATCAGGCCGCTGCTAAGATGCGCGATGAGCGGCAATATATTTATCAGCGTGAATTAATGCTCGATAAAGTCATTCAAAACTCTCCCAATGTAATGATGCTGGTGGATGATCATCAGCGAATTTTATACGCCAATGACGCCGCGCGGCATTTATTTAATAAAGGCATTCGCATTGAGGGTATGGCGTTAACAGAGCTAATAGCCGATTTACCTCAAGGGCTGCGTCAGGCATTGGCGAGCGAGCAAGAAGGCTTGTTTGCGGTACATGCTGACGATGTTGGTGAAGTTGAAAATAGTGATGTTGATACAGATAACCTTAATGAAGCAGAACTTGAGCGCTGGCATATCTCCCGTGGTAGCTTTAATCAGAATAACCAGCAGCACCACCTCATTTTACTTAAACAGCTCACCAAGGAATTAAATCGGCAAGAAGTGGCTGTGTGGAAGAAGGTTATTCGCATTATCAGCCATGAGCTTAACAACTCGGTGGCGCCGATCGCATCTATGGTTAATTCAGGGCGCCTGCTAACTAAAGATCAGCAAAACAGTAAGTTGCAGTTAATATTCGATACTATCGAGAGCCGCACCTCGCACCTAAGTCAGTTTATTTCTCATTACGCTCAGTTTGCTAAGTTGCCGCTGCCAGATAGAAAGGTAGTGGATTGGACAGGTTTGGTTGCGCAGCTACAACAGCAATATCGTTTTCGTTTATTAAGGCCGATTGTGCCAGAGCTTTTAGTTCCTGATGCGTCAAACAATGTGCATCAGTCTCAAGTCGGGCAAGATGCTAACGTGTATCAGCAGGTGTTGTTAGACAGTGTGCAGCTTGAACAGGTATTGATTAACCTACTTAAAAACGCCCATGAATCTGGCTCAAACCCAGATGAAATCACGCTAGATATTCGCTACCTTGCCCAGCCAATGCAAGGGGTATTGATTACCCTTGATGATGCAGGCTCAGGGATGCCGAGTGAAGTATTAGCCCAAGCCTTGTTACCGTTTTATTCGACTAAACAATCAGGTACAGGTATTGGCTTGCCATTGTGCCGCGAGATAGTTGAAGCTCACGGCGGACATATCAGTATGAAAAATCGCGCAGAAGGTGGCTTGAGTGTCAGCCTATGGCTGCCAGTTGATGTGAGTTGA
- a CDS encoding sigma-54-dependent transcriptional regulator, which produces MDSILIVDDNQAICSALSLMLEIHGYKTLVCHTPEDAIKLVAEQDISLVIQDMNFSRDTTSGEEGKRLFYTLREQQAQLPIILMTAWTQLETAVELVKAGAADYMGKPWDDAKLLTSINNLLSIYHLSKQNQQLSRVDSERMQAISQANLCGIVFGSGAMQRSIDLALQVAKSDVSVMITGPNGAGKDKLADIIQANSLLHDKPFIKVNIGALPVDLLEAELFGAEAGAFTGATKVRIGRFEAADGGTLFLDEIGNLPLSGQIKLLRVLQTGEFERLGSHQTRKVNVRVISATNADLAQDINNGSFREDLFYRLNVIELALAPLSQRVDDILPLAQHFVGQGYRFDKQAQQAMLAHAWSGNVRELENVCKRAVLLAQSDLIGVADLGLERFESRPEQHLEQTAQLAQASQLDIAQSVNSTSPVSNNISEPEKVSPELNKSASPEPSKSDIETALAEHNGVIARVAKSLGLSRQALYRRMEKYALSSKK; this is translated from the coding sequence ATGGATAGCATTTTAATCGTCGATGACAATCAGGCTATTTGCAGCGCGCTTTCGCTTATGCTGGAAATCCACGGCTATAAAACGCTAGTTTGTCATACTCCAGAGGATGCGATAAAGCTGGTTGCCGAGCAGGATATAAGCTTGGTTATTCAGGACATGAACTTTAGCCGTGACACCACCTCCGGCGAGGAAGGCAAGCGCTTGTTCTATACCTTGCGTGAGCAGCAAGCTCAGTTGCCTATCATCTTAATGACCGCCTGGACCCAATTAGAAACCGCCGTTGAGCTAGTTAAAGCTGGCGCGGCAGATTATATGGGCAAGCCTTGGGATGATGCTAAGTTGCTTACTAGCATTAATAACCTACTATCGATATATCATCTCTCTAAACAAAATCAGCAGCTGAGTCGAGTTGACTCAGAGCGCATGCAGGCGATTAGTCAGGCAAATTTGTGCGGCATCGTATTCGGTAGCGGCGCCATGCAACGCTCAATCGATTTAGCGCTGCAAGTGGCAAAATCTGATGTGTCAGTGATGATCACTGGGCCTAATGGCGCGGGTAAAGACAAACTCGCTGACATCATTCAGGCAAATTCACTGCTGCATGACAAACCCTTCATTAAGGTAAATATTGGCGCTTTGCCAGTCGATTTATTAGAGGCCGAGTTATTTGGTGCTGAAGCTGGTGCATTTACAGGCGCGACTAAAGTTAGGATTGGGCGATTTGAAGCGGCAGATGGCGGCACCTTGTTTCTTGATGAAATCGGTAATCTGCCGTTATCTGGGCAAATCAAACTATTAAGAGTGCTACAAACGGGAGAATTTGAACGTTTGGGTAGCCATCAAACGCGCAAAGTAAACGTGCGAGTGATTAGCGCAACCAATGCCGATCTTGCACAAGATATCAATAATGGCAGCTTCCGCGAGGATTTGTTTTATCGCCTCAATGTGATTGAGTTAGCGCTCGCGCCGTTAAGTCAGCGTGTGGATGATATTTTGCCGCTGGCTCAGCACTTTGTCGGCCAAGGTTATCGCTTTGATAAGCAAGCGCAGCAAGCCATGCTAGCTCATGCTTGGTCAGGTAATGTACGTGAACTTGAGAATGTATGTAAGCGTGCAGTGTTGCTAGCGCAATCTGATTTAATTGGTGTTGCCGATTTAGGTCTTGAACGCTTTGAGTCGAGGCCTGAACAGCATCTCGAGCAAACGGCTCAGCTGGCACAAGCTTCACAGCTTGATATCGCTCAATCAGTTAACTCTACCTCACCGGTAAGCAACAATATCAGTGAACCAGAAAAAGTCAGCCCAGAGCTAAATAAAAGCGCCAGCCCTGAGCCAAGTAAGAGTGATATCGAAACCGCGCTAGCTGAGCATAATGGCGTGATCGCCCGAGTGGCAAAGTCACTCGGCTTGAGCCGTCAGGCTTTATATCGCCGTATGGAGAAGTACGCCCTTTCTAGTAAAAAATAA
- a CDS encoding ABC transporter permease → MLHIKPIVSSLLRSKSGPILLLLQIILSVAIVANASFIIHERLSLMARDSGVVEEQIVRFNVYSFEPTIDHVQQNVIDQQIIRDLPNVMAVSSTNMMPVSGSGWMDRYVDGPNPDTAKSMPGFALYLGNQHLLDVFGAELADGRNFRPDEINTRLDDTGMKAMVSQALATEFWGDESPVGKIMYQGDQTIEIIGVIKQLQGAWVDHRHFEYSVIQNIDFGGSSQNKTYAVRLLPEHMEDFEQQVTEALLAENPNRVINDFDTLSDIKQLTYNNHRLMAWLLSTMVVLLLLITALGLTGMVMFNIQRRTKQIGTRRALGASKMDIIKHFMVENYLICIAGGVIGGLLALQLGEQLMKLYSLPMLPSKYPIAAVVGLLLVTTLAVIFPAFRAANIAPATATRTV, encoded by the coding sequence ATGTTACATATTAAACCTATCGTATCGAGCTTATTACGCAGCAAAAGCGGCCCAATACTGCTGTTATTACAGATTATTTTGTCGGTAGCGATTGTTGCCAATGCTAGCTTTATTATCCACGAGCGCCTGTCGTTAATGGCACGCGACTCAGGCGTGGTTGAAGAGCAAATTGTACGTTTTAACGTGTATAGCTTTGAGCCAACAATTGACCATGTGCAGCAAAACGTCATTGATCAGCAAATTATTCGAGACCTGCCAAATGTGATGGCTGTAAGTTCAACCAATATGATGCCTGTGAGCGGCAGTGGTTGGATGGACCGCTACGTAGACGGCCCTAATCCAGATACCGCTAAAAGCATGCCTGGTTTTGCTTTGTATTTAGGTAATCAGCATCTACTTGATGTATTTGGCGCAGAGTTAGCCGACGGACGTAATTTCCGCCCAGATGAGATTAATACTCGCTTGGATGACACAGGCATGAAAGCCATGGTGTCACAAGCTTTGGCAACTGAGTTTTGGGGAGATGAGTCTCCAGTTGGCAAAATTATGTATCAAGGCGACCAAACTATTGAGATCATCGGTGTTATCAAGCAATTGCAAGGTGCCTGGGTTGATCACCGCCATTTTGAGTACAGCGTCATTCAAAACATCGACTTTGGTGGCAGCTCGCAAAACAAAACCTATGCAGTACGTTTATTGCCTGAGCATATGGAAGATTTTGAGCAGCAGGTAACTGAAGCGCTACTTGCCGAAAACCCAAACCGAGTGATTAACGATTTCGATACCCTAAGCGATATTAAGCAGCTTACCTACAATAATCACCGCTTAATGGCGTGGCTATTAAGTACTATGGTTGTGCTTTTATTACTGATCACTGCTTTAGGTTTAACCGGTATGGTGATGTTTAATATTCAGCGCCGCACTAAGCAAATTGGTACTCGCCGTGCGTTAGGTGCAAGCAAAATGGATATCATTAAGCACTTTATGGTGGAGAACTACCTGATTTGTATCGCTGGCGGTGTTATTGGAGGCTTGCTAGCGCTGCAGCTTGGTGAGCAGCTAATGAAGCTGTACTCGCTGCCTATGTTACCTAGTAAGTACCCAATTGCTGCAGTGGTTGGATTGCTATTAGTTACAACGCTCGCGGTTATCTTCCCAGCCTTTAGGGCTGCTAATATCGCGCCTGCCACTGCAACCAGAACGGTATAA
- a CDS encoding ABC transporter permease yields MFIYYCVLAWRSIKKTPILSLLMVLAISIGIGITITTLNVYKTMSYNPAGDRSEQINSIQLWTQGLDTWDEFSSNITYTDAMNLRNNQDIPLKAASFRTGLAIQSENTDIKPELNSVRMTDRDFFDIFEVEFLYGDKWATEVDEQGGYQVVISEQLNQTFFNGANSVGQTVFLDRKPFQIAGVIKEWNPQPKYFDPLNGPFNDAEQIFIPFSLVAEQEFAVWGNTSGWKFEPMLNHQDRLNSEKVWIQFWTFLDTKEDKAQLQQWLTQYVTEQRQMGRYTDTAKQVTELAQVSDVDKWLEDNNVVPRDSKILVGLSALFLSVCLVNILGLLLTKFLKRAPEVGVRRAIGASQGQIFAQYMVEVGVIGFIGGVVGLLWAWGALSILHGEFGMDAAVTGLDASMWIITPAIAISTAVLAGVYPAWVVCRTKPSVYLKAQ; encoded by the coding sequence ATGTTTATTTATTATTGTGTTCTGGCCTGGCGTAGCATTAAAAAAACGCCTATTTTGTCGCTGCTAATGGTGCTTGCTATCTCGATTGGTATTGGTATAACCATCACTACACTCAATGTTTACAAGACCATGTCTTACAACCCCGCGGGCGATCGGAGTGAGCAAATTAACTCGATTCAGCTTTGGACGCAAGGGCTAGATACCTGGGATGAGTTTAGTTCAAACATCACCTATACCGATGCTATGAATCTGCGCAATAACCAGGATATTCCCTTAAAAGCTGCATCCTTTCGTACAGGCTTGGCTATTCAATCCGAAAACACAGACATCAAGCCTGAGCTTAACAGCGTGCGTATGACCGACCGTGACTTTTTCGACATCTTTGAGGTGGAGTTCTTGTACGGTGATAAATGGGCGACCGAGGTGGACGAGCAGGGCGGCTATCAAGTGGTTATCAGTGAGCAGCTTAATCAAACCTTCTTTAATGGTGCTAATAGTGTTGGGCAAACGGTGTTTTTGGACCGCAAGCCGTTTCAAATAGCTGGGGTAATAAAAGAATGGAATCCGCAGCCTAAGTATTTTGACCCACTTAATGGCCCTTTTAATGATGCCGAACAAATCTTTATTCCATTTTCGTTAGTCGCAGAGCAAGAGTTTGCTGTTTGGGGCAACACCAGTGGTTGGAAGTTTGAGCCTATGCTCAACCATCAAGACAGGCTCAACTCTGAAAAGGTGTGGATTCAATTTTGGACATTTTTAGATACTAAAGAAGATAAAGCGCAACTGCAGCAATGGCTAACCCAATATGTCACCGAGCAAAGGCAAATGGGGCGTTATACTGACACAGCCAAGCAAGTGACTGAATTAGCTCAAGTAAGCGATGTAGATAAGTGGTTAGAGGATAACAATGTGGTTCCTCGTGACAGCAAGATTTTGGTTGGGCTAAGCGCGCTGTTTTTAAGTGTGTGTTTAGTGAACATTCTTGGGTTACTGCTAACTAAATTCCTAAAACGTGCACCAGAGGTAGGAGTACGCCGAGCCATTGGCGCCAGTCAGGGGCAAATATTCGCCCAGTATATGGTTGAAGTGGGCGTGATTGGCTTTATCGGTGGTGTCGTTGGTCTGCTTTGGGCGTGGGGCGCACTATCAATCTTACATGGTGAGTTTGGCATGGACGCCGCGGTAACAGGCCTTGATGCCAGTATGTGGATTATCACGCCAGCTATCGCTATTTCGACAGCCGTGCTTGCGGGCGTCTATCCAGCCTGGGTGGTGTGTCGAACCAAACCGAGCGTGTACTTAAAAGCGCAGTGA
- a CDS encoding ABC transporter ATP-binding protein, producing MLTMTNISKVFKTDLVETHALRDFSLQVNEGEFVAVTGPSGSGKTTFLNIAGLLEGFSSGEYLLDGVNVSNLSDNHSAKVRNEKIGFIFQGFNLIPDLNLAENVEVPLRYRGINAKERQRRVTEALEKVGLASRMKHLPTQLSGGQQQRVAIARALAGEPRFLLADEPTGNLDSLMARQVMELLEDINQSGTTIIMVTHDVELARRAQRNIQIVDGQVCDFTQYQKPQQMMQELQQVANSGQ from the coding sequence ATGTTAACCATGACCAACATCAGCAAGGTATTTAAAACGGATTTAGTGGAAACCCATGCGCTGCGCGACTTTAGTTTACAAGTTAACGAGGGCGAGTTTGTTGCGGTAACTGGCCCGTCAGGCTCAGGTAAAACTACGTTCTTGAACATAGCAGGCTTACTAGAAGGTTTTAGCTCAGGTGAGTATTTACTTGATGGCGTCAATGTATCGAACCTATCGGATAATCATAGCGCTAAAGTACGTAACGAAAAGATTGGCTTTATCTTTCAAGGCTTTAACCTAATTCCTGATTTAAACCTAGCTGAGAACGTTGAAGTGCCATTGCGCTATCGTGGCATCAATGCCAAAGAGCGCCAACGCCGTGTGACTGAGGCGTTGGAGAAGGTGGGGTTAGCATCGAGAATGAAGCACCTGCCAACTCAGCTTTCTGGTGGTCAGCAGCAACGCGTAGCTATTGCGCGTGCACTTGCAGGTGAGCCTAGATTCTTACTTGCCGATGAGCCAACCGGTAATTTAGATAGCTTAATGGCGCGTCAGGTGATGGAGCTGCTTGAAGATATTAATCAGTCTGGTACTACCATCATTATGGTGACCCATGATGTTGAGCTTGCTCGCCGCGCGCAACGCAATATTCAAATTGTCGACGGTCAGGTGTGTGATTTTACTCAGTATCAAAAGCCGCAGCAGATGATGCAAGAGCTGCAACAAGTCGCCAATAGTGGTCAGTAA
- a CDS encoding efflux RND transporter periplasmic adaptor subunit yields the protein MIKDTSAQDTVIAPTLGQKLGQKFRIPLVAGGALLLVSALGFASFDRDTSIRSVDSEQLRFATVSRGTLVRDIAATGKIVAANAPILYSTEQGVVTLLSQPGDTVSAQQVVATIASPKLQSRFEQQKSLLAAMQSDLERAKLDARREQLRVSQVLDMAKVDLEAADRESRRGDQLIETSLISRIDFEKGKDDLHKAKLLHKHALQEVDLMRDTLAFELKNRALEVDRQALVVNELARQIEALNIKAPVDGIIGNWLVEQKARIGASQSLLTVVDLSAFEAELAVPESYADDLGIGMDVELSFGHIKVIGQLASISPEVRNREVVARVRFTPTDELSLRQNQRLSARVLLEHRPDVLMVKRGDFLNHGGASAFVVNDDVASLAEVTLGARSMSHVEVIAGANEGDVWVVSGTEEFGRDKQIQLR from the coding sequence ATGATTAAAGATACCAGTGCACAAGATACCGTTATCGCACCTACGTTAGGGCAAAAGCTAGGGCAGAAATTCCGCATACCTTTAGTTGCTGGTGGCGCTTTATTACTGGTTAGCGCTCTTGGCTTTGCCAGTTTCGACCGTGATACCAGCATTCGCTCGGTAGACAGTGAGCAACTCCGTTTCGCTACCGTGAGTCGCGGCACTCTGGTTCGTGATATTGCTGCGACGGGTAAAATTGTTGCGGCAAACGCGCCGATTTTGTACAGCACAGAGCAAGGGGTGGTAACCCTACTGAGTCAGCCTGGTGACACTGTCAGTGCCCAGCAAGTGGTCGCCACCATTGCCAGCCCTAAATTGCAAAGCCGTTTTGAGCAACAAAAATCGTTACTTGCCGCGATGCAAAGCGATTTAGAGCGCGCCAAGCTTGATGCAAGGCGTGAGCAGCTGCGCGTTAGTCAAGTGCTCGATATGGCCAAAGTGGATTTAGAAGCAGCAGATCGTGAAAGTCGCCGCGGCGATCAATTGATTGAAACCAGCCTAATTAGCCGCATCGACTTTGAAAAAGGCAAAGATGATCTGCATAAAGCTAAGCTGCTGCATAAGCATGCGTTGCAAGAAGTTGACCTGATGCGCGATACCTTAGCCTTTGAGTTAAAAAACCGCGCTTTAGAAGTTGACCGTCAAGCGTTAGTGGTCAATGAGCTAGCAAGACAAATTGAAGCGCTGAATATCAAGGCACCTGTTGACGGCATAATCGGTAACTGGTTAGTCGAGCAAAAAGCGCGTATTGGTGCTAGCCAATCATTGCTAACGGTTGTGGATTTAAGCGCCTTTGAAGCTGAGTTAGCTGTGCCTGAATCTTACGCTGATGACCTCGGAATAGGCATGGATGTTGAGCTGAGCTTTGGTCATATCAAGGTGATAGGTCAGCTGGCATCTATTTCTCCTGAAGTGCGCAATCGTGAAGTGGTTGCCAGAGTGCGCTTCACCCCAACCGATGAATTATCTCTTAGACAAAATCAACGACTTTCTGCCCGTGTATTGCTAGAGCATCGCCCAGATGTGCTGATGGTAAAACGTGGCGACTTTTTAAATCATGGCGGCGCAAGTGCCTTTGTGGTGAATGATGATGTCGCTTCGCTAGCGGAAGTGACGCTAGGCGCGCGCAGCATGAGCCATGTTGAAGTTATCGCAGGTGCTAATGAGGGCGATGTTTGGGTGGTATCAGGTACTGAAGAGTTTGGTCGCGATAAACAAATTCAACTGCGCTAG
- a CDS encoding cobalamin-binding protein has product MLVKKSKAAAVLGAESFGVGLKVASKARRLLGFAVACGLSASAMLITLQVQAETRRSEANSQAETNRSEANSFETRVKPAKKIIALSPHSVELLYAIGAGDKILGTTEHADYPEAAKSIPRIGGYHGIQIERVIEIDPDLIVVWQSGNKLNDINQLIELGFPIYNSSAKTLDDVAKHLRELGELTGHRSQAEQAAREYETELAAIRAQYQAKAPVKVFYQLWSNPLRTVAKGSWIEQIISACNGDNIFYDAASEYPIVSIENVLLGGAEVILQSQEKGNYLGIEWSKWPELPAVSNKHIYQLDADLLHRAAPRAVKGVRAMCEAIDKAR; this is encoded by the coding sequence TTGTTAGTAAAAAAATCAAAGGCTGCGGCGGTATTGGGAGCAGAGTCATTTGGAGTCGGCTTAAAGGTAGCCTCTAAAGCGCGTCGCCTTTTAGGCTTTGCTGTGGCGTGTGGATTATCTGCTTCTGCAATGCTCATTACTTTGCAAGTACAAGCTGAGACTCGCCGCTCTGAAGCTAACAGCCAAGCTGAGACTAACCGCTCTGAAGCAAACAGCTTTGAAACACGCGTGAAACCTGCGAAAAAAATCATCGCTTTGTCACCGCACTCTGTCGAGCTGCTATACGCCATCGGCGCAGGAGATAAAATCCTTGGCACTACTGAACACGCTGATTACCCAGAAGCGGCTAAATCAATTCCGCGTATTGGCGGTTATCATGGTATTCAAATCGAGCGTGTGATTGAGATTGACCCAGATTTAATCGTGGTGTGGCAATCAGGCAACAAGCTTAATGATATTAATCAACTCATTGAGCTTGGTTTCCCTATCTACAACTCTAGTGCCAAAACCTTAGATGACGTTGCCAAGCACTTACGTGAATTGGGCGAGCTAACCGGTCATCGCTCTCAAGCTGAGCAAGCAGCTCGTGAGTATGAAACCGAGCTTGCAGCAATTCGTGCCCAGTACCAGGCGAAAGCGCCAGTAAAGGTGTTTTACCAGCTGTGGTCAAACCCACTGCGCACAGTTGCAAAGGGCAGTTGGATTGAGCAAATCATCAGCGCCTGTAATGGCGACAATATCTTTTATGATGCAGCGAGTGAATACCCGATAGTGAGCATTGAAAATGTGCTTTTAGGTGGCGCAGAGGTGATTTTGCAAAGTCAGGAAAAGGGTAACTACCTTGGTATTGAATGGAGCAAATGGCCAGAGTTACCAGCAGTGAGCAATAAGCACATTTATCAATTAGATGCCGACTTACTTCACCGCGCCGCGCCGCGAGCGGTTAAAGGCGTTCGCGCTATGTGTGAGGCGATTGATAAGGCGAGATAG
- a CDS encoding DUF2235 domain-containing protein, which produces MAKRIVICADGTWNRPEEDLTKDQASNVLQLARAITPVASDGVNQQVFYDWGVGSYYDNVIGGATGRGLHKNIVDCYRYIVQNYEAGDQIYLFGFSRGAYTVRCLCGLINNCGIVKRADAKLIQQAFDHYKTQAKSYAPDGVKSQQFRAHHSHQSRQIHFVGVWDTVGAMGIPSSLLGLFEDKDEFYDTKIGSNVSIARHALAIDEHRRDFEPTIWQVRDGVDMQQVWFVGAHSNIGGSYLPDKNGQMLSDNALIWMLQQATAANLQIEAHLTDRLAPTPMARLHNSRRSFYRIKRKFYRELDNQVAPVQIHRSVKQRWDNDESYRPKNLQSYIDDFGWPDNLVD; this is translated from the coding sequence ATGGCAAAACGGATAGTGATATGTGCTGATGGCACCTGGAATCGACCAGAAGAAGATCTAACTAAAGATCAAGCCAGTAATGTACTGCAGCTTGCCAGAGCGATAACGCCTGTGGCAAGTGATGGGGTCAATCAGCAAGTGTTTTACGACTGGGGCGTAGGTTCGTATTACGACAATGTGATTGGCGGTGCTACAGGTCGAGGGTTACATAAAAATATTGTCGACTGCTATCGCTATATAGTGCAGAACTATGAAGCTGGCGATCAAATCTATTTATTTGGCTTTAGCCGAGGTGCTTATACCGTGCGCTGTCTATGCGGGCTGATCAACAATTGCGGCATAGTAAAACGCGCTGATGCCAAACTGATCCAGCAAGCGTTTGACCACTATAAAACCCAGGCAAAGTCCTATGCACCAGATGGGGTAAAATCACAGCAATTTCGCGCGCATCACAGCCATCAGTCAAGGCAAATTCACTTTGTTGGGGTTTGGGATACCGTTGGCGCAATGGGAATACCTAGTTCACTGCTGGGTTTGTTTGAAGATAAAGACGAGTTTTACGATACCAAGATAGGTAGCAATGTGTCGATTGCCCGTCACGCTTTAGCCATTGACGAGCATAGACGTGATTTCGAGCCGACAATTTGGCAGGTACGTGATGGCGTAGACATGCAACAGGTGTGGTTTGTCGGTGCCCACAGCAATATTGGTGGTAGCTACTTGCCCGATAAAAATGGGCAAATGTTATCTGACAACGCACTTATTTGGATGCTGCAGCAGGCAACAGCCGCAAATTTACAGATTGAGGCCCATCTTACTGACAGACTCGCGCCTACGCCGATGGCAAGACTGCACAATTCAAGGCGCAGTTTTTATCGCATTAAACGTAAATTTTATCGCGAGCTGGACAACCAGGTTGCGCCAGTGCAGATCCACCGTTCAGTCAAACAGCGCTGGGACAATGACGAGAGCTATCGCCCTAAGAACTTACAATCTTATATCGATGACTTTGGTTGGCCCGATAATTTGGTAGACTAG